One region of Wyeomyia smithii strain HCP4-BCI-WySm-NY-G18 chromosome 3, ASM2978416v1, whole genome shotgun sequence genomic DNA includes:
- the LOC129728717 gene encoding LOW QUALITY PROTEIN: m7GpppX diphosphatase-like (The sequence of the model RefSeq protein was modified relative to this genomic sequence to represent the inferred CDS: deleted 1 base in 1 codon; substituted 3 bases at 3 genomic stop codons), whose amino-acid sequence MIGRLNQIKVTIIYPATERHIVKFSTQKRYLVEETAQDYQTVTLPHIQKEXLSLEWLYNILEHRKEKDRIVFEDPSEEIGFILLPDLEXYCKTLEQLYLLALVRQRGIKSLRDLNATHLPLLKNIQTRGIXAIITRYGINADQLRIYIHYQPTFYHLHVHFTYLKHDPPGIYCEKSHLLTSVVENIELLPDYYRKVTLSCVLSGTDKLNVKFEAAKSELNEPDNTTTNR is encoded by the exons atgATTGGTCGTt TAAATCAAATCAAGGTGACAATCATATATCCCGCTACTGAGAGGCATATTGTGAAA TTTTCCACCCAAAAAAGATATTTGGTGGAAGAAACTGCCCAAGATTATCAAACCGTGACATTGCCTCATATACAAAAGGAGTAGCTAAGCTTAGAGTGGCTTTACAATATACTAGAGCATCGGAAAGAGAAGGATCGCATAGTTTTTGAGGATCCGTCAGAGGAAATTGGCTTCATATTGTTGCCGGATTTAGAATAGTATTGTAAAACATTGGAACAACTTTATCTACTCGCTTTAGTGCGCCAGCGAGGTATCAAGTCATTGCGGGATCTAAACGCTACTCATTTACCAttgctgaaaaatattcaaacacgTGGCATTTAAGCAATTATAACACGTTACGGAATTAACGCTGATCAACTACGAATCTACATTCACTATCAACCCACATTTTACCACCTACACGTGCATTTCACATATCTGAAGCACGACCCACCGGGTATTTATTGCGAGAAAAGTCACCTTCTAACATCGGTTGTTGAGAATATCGAACTGCTACCAGACTATTACCGGAAAGTGACACTCTCTTGCGTTTTAAGTGGAACTGATAAATTGAACGTCAAATTTGAGGCAGCAAAGAGCGAATTGAATGAACCAGATAacaccacaaccaaccgatga